The Idiomarina loihiensis L2TR genomic sequence GGATATTCATGAGTCAGGATTATCGCACAGAGAAAGACAGTATGGGCGAGGTCAAAGTCCTCTCAAAAGCACTTTATGCTGCACAAACTCAACGCGCCGTTGATAACTTTTCCATCAGCGGGTTAACCTTACCCACTCAGTTAATACAAGCCATCGCAATGGTTAAAGCGAGTGCGGCCGGAGCAAACGCTAAAATCGGTCAGTTAGAAAAGGAACAGGCTGGCGCCATTATTAAAGCGGCTAAAGAAATCATTAACGGTCAACACTTAGAGCACTTCCCTATCGATGTATTTCAAACCGGTTCAGGCACCAGTTCCAATATGAATGTGAACGAGGTTATTGCCAATTTAGCTAAACAAAACGGTGTTGAAATTCACCCCAATGACCATGTAAACCAAAGCCAGTCAAGCAACGATGTTATACCTACCGCCATTCAGGTAGCGAGTGTGCTGGCTGTAGAAAAACAGTTAGAACCGGCTTTAAAAGGTCTTATTGACACCATTCGCAAGAAAGCCATTGAGCTACGCAATGTGGTAAAAACCGGCAGAACCCATTTAATGGATGCCATGCCAATGACCATGGCGCAAGAACTTGAAGCCTGGGCGGGTCAGTTGGACATTACCGCTGAACAACTTCCACAGTTATTGCAGCGCAGCCGAGTTCTTCCTCAGGGCGGTACAGCAATAGGTACCGGAATAAATGCCCCTAAAGAATTCGCAGCTGAGTTTGCCGAACAGTTGACTCAGCTTAGCGGCAGTGACTTTAAACACTCCGCGAACCCTTTTACGGGTATTGCCGGACAGGAAATCAATTTACAACTCTCGGCACAACTGAATACGCTGGCGACTACCTTACTCAAAGTCAGTAACGACTTACGCTGGATGAACAGTGGACCACTGGCGGGCTTAGGCGAAATTCAGCTAACCGCATTACAACCCGGAAGCAGTATTATGCCGGGTAAAGTGAACCCGGTTATTCCGGAAGCTGTAGCTATGGTTGCCGCTCAGGTAAATGGTAATCACACCACAATTACAACCGCAGCTCAGCAAGGCAACTTCCAGCTAAACGTTATGCTGCCGGTTATTGGCTACAACTTACTACAGTCCATTAATATACTCAGTAACAGTTGTGAAGCTCTGGCAAGCAAAGCTATTGCCGACTTCGAGGTTAATGAAGAGCGACTGCAACAAGCTTTAGCGAAAAACCCTATTCTGGTAACGGCTCTTAATCCGGTCATTGGCTACAATAAGGCCGCTGAAATTGCCAAAGTAGCTTATAAAGATGGCAGAGCCATTATCGATGTTGCTGATGAGATGACCGACTTAGGTCGTGACCGGCTGGAGCACTTGCTGGACCCGAAAAAATTAACTGAAGGTGGCGTTAGCGAATAGCGCCTCTGGTATTTGGAGTACAAAATGAGTCAACAACAAGTTTTAATTACCGGTGCAAACCGCGGCATTGGCTACGAGTTTGCGCGCCAGTACGCTGACAAAGGCTATAAAGTTATTGCGGTTTGCCGTAACAACTCAAAGCAACTGACTGAGTTAGATGTCGATATTATTGAAGGCATTGATGTTACAAAAGCGTCAGATCTTCTTCGTCTTACGGAAAGCATCGGTGATAAAAAAATTGATGTTTTAATTAATAACGCTGGACTGCTTCATAAAGACGAACTGGGTGAACTAGACGCCGGCAATATCCGTGCTCAATTTGAGGTCAATGCGTTAGCCCCGCTACGAGTCACTGAAGCTCTGCTTAAAAACTTGACGGGCGGCAGCAAGGTGGCATTGATTACCAGTCGTATGGGTTCCATTGGCGATAATGGTTCCGGTAGTCGTTATGGTTACCGAATGTCAAAAGCCGCATTAAATGCAGCGGGCAAATCTCTGGCGCTGGA encodes the following:
- a CDS encoding class II fumarate hydratase; this encodes MSQDYRTEKDSMGEVKVLSKALYAAQTQRAVDNFSISGLTLPTQLIQAIAMVKASAAGANAKIGQLEKEQAGAIIKAAKEIINGQHLEHFPIDVFQTGSGTSSNMNVNEVIANLAKQNGVEIHPNDHVNQSQSSNDVIPTAIQVASVLAVEKQLEPALKGLIDTIRKKAIELRNVVKTGRTHLMDAMPMTMAQELEAWAGQLDITAEQLPQLLQRSRVLPQGGTAIGTGINAPKEFAAEFAEQLTQLSGSDFKHSANPFTGIAGQEINLQLSAQLNTLATTLLKVSNDLRWMNSGPLAGLGEIQLTALQPGSSIMPGKVNPVIPEAVAMVAAQVNGNHTTITTAAQQGNFQLNVMLPVIGYNLLQSINILSNSCEALASKAIADFEVNEERLQQALAKNPILVTALNPVIGYNKAAEIAKVAYKDGRAIIDVADEMTDLGRDRLEHLLDPKKLTEGGVSE
- a CDS encoding SDR family oxidoreductase translates to MSQQQVLITGANRGIGYEFARQYADKGYKVIAVCRNNSKQLTELDVDIIEGIDVTKASDLLRLTESIGDKKIDVLINNAGLLHKDELGELDAGNIRAQFEVNALAPLRVTEALLKNLTGGSKVALITSRMGSIGDNGSGSRYGYRMSKAALNAAGKSLALDLKDKGISVVLLHPGFVQTEMVNHAGDIPPETAAERLMQRIEELNLDTTGQFFHSNGESLPW